In Streptomyces sp. NBC_01408, one DNA window encodes the following:
- the rpmI gene encoding 50S ribosomal protein L35 produces the protein MPKNKTHSGSKKRFKITGSGKVLRERAGKRHLLEHKSSRVTRRLTGTAEMAPGDAAKIKKLLGK, from the coding sequence ATGCCGAAGAACAAGACGCACAGCGGTTCCAAGAAGCGCTTCAAGATCACCGGCTCCGGCAAGGTGCTCCGTGAGCGCGCCGGCAAGCGCCACCTGCTCGAGCACAAGTCGTCCCGTGTCACCCGCCGCCTGACCGGCACCGCGGAGATGGCCCCCGGCGACGCCGCGAAGATCAAGAAGCTTCTCGGCAAGTGA
- the rplT gene encoding 50S ribosomal protein L20, with translation MARVKRAVNAHKKRRAILEAASGYRGQRSRLYRKAKEQVTHSLVYNFNDRKKRKGDFRQLWIQRINAAARQNGMTYNRLIQGLKAANIEVDRKILAELAVNDANAFAALVEVAQKALPADVNAPKAAA, from the coding sequence GTGGCACGCGTCAAGCGGGCAGTAAACGCCCACAAGAAGCGCCGGGCGATCCTCGAGGCGGCCTCCGGCTACCGCGGTCAGCGTTCGCGCCTGTACCGCAAGGCCAAGGAGCAGGTCACCCACTCGCTGGTCTACAACTTCAACGACCGCAAGAAGCGCAAGGGCGACTTCCGTCAGCTGTGGATCCAGCGCATCAACGCCGCTGCCCGCCAGAACGGCATGACGTACAACCGCCTCATCCAGGGTCTGAAGGCCGCCAACATCGAGGTGGACCGCAAGATCCTCGCGGAGCTGGCCGTCAACGACGCCAACGCGTTCGCCGCGCTCGTCGAGGTCGCGCAGAAGGCGCTTCCGGCCGACGTCAACGCCCCCAAGGCCGCTGCGTAA